One window of Theropithecus gelada isolate Dixy chromosome 4, Tgel_1.0, whole genome shotgun sequence genomic DNA carries:
- the ZBTB22 gene encoding zinc finger and BTB domain-containing protein 22, whose amino-acid sequence MEPSPLSPSGAALPLPLSLAPPPLPLPAAAVVHVSFPEVTSALLESLNQQRLQGQLCDVSIRVQGREFRAHRAVLAASSPYFHDQVLLKGMTSISLPSVMDPGAFETVLASAYTGRLSMAAADIVNFLTVGSVLQMWHIVDKCTELLREGRASATTTITTAAATSVTVPGAGVPSGSGGTVAPATMGSARSHASSRASENQSPSSSNYFSPRESTDFSSSSQEAFAASAVGSGERRGGGPVFPAPVVGSGGATSGKLLLEADELCDDGGDGRGAVVPGTGLRRPTYTPPSIVPQKHWVYVKRGGNCPAPAPLVPQDPDLEEEEEEEDLVLTCEDDEDEELGGSSRVPVGGGPEATLSISDVRTLSEPPDKGEEQVNFCESSNDFGPYEGGGPGAGLDDSGGPTPSSYAPSHPPRPLLPLDMQGNQILVFPSSSSSSSQAPGQPPGNQAEHGAVTVGGTSVGSLGVPGSVGGVPGGTGSGDGNKIFLCHCGKAFSHKSMRDRHVNMHLNLRPFDCPVCNKKFKMKHHLTEHMKTHTGLKPYECGVCAKKFMWRDSFMRHRGHCERRHRLGGGGAGPGPGTPTGPSLPSKRESPGTGGGSGDEASAATPPSSRCVWSPPSVHKVEMGFSGGGGAN is encoded by the coding sequence ATGGAGCCatctcctctgtctcccagtggGGCAGCACTTCCCCTGCCGCTGTCGCTGGCTCCGCCCCCACTACCCCTGCCAGCAGCTGCGGTGGTACATGTGTCCTTCCCTGAGGTGACCAGTGCCCTCCTGGAGTCCCTCAATCAGCAGCGTCTGCAGGGCCAGCTCTGCGATGTGTCTATCCGAGTGCAGGGCCGTGAGTTCCGGGCTCATCGGGCTGTCCTGGCTGCCTCCTCCCCTTACTTCCATGATCAGGTCCTACTCAAGGGCATGACCTCCATCTCACTGCCCAGTGTCATGGACCCAGGCGCCTTTGAGACTGTCCTAGCCTCCGCTTACACTGGCCGCCTCAGCATGGCTGCTGCTGACATTGTCAACTTCCTCACAGTGGGGTCTGTGCTCCAAATGTGGCACATTGTGGACAAGTGCACTGAACTACTCCGAGAAGGCCGGGCCTCagctaccaccaccatcactactgCTGCAGCCACCTCTGTCACTGTCCCTGGTGCTGGGGTCCCATCCGGGAGTGGGGGCACTGTGGCCCCTGCTACCATGGGCTCTGCACGCTCCCATGCCTCCAGCCGGGCCAGTGAGAATCAATCTCCCAGCAGCAGCAACTACTTCAGCCCCAGGGAGTCCACTGATTTCTCATCTTCCTCTCAAGAGGCATTTGCAGCTTCTGCAGTGGGCAGTGGGGAGCGTCGAGGAGGTGGCCCTGTGTTCCCAGCCCCTGTCGTTGGCAGTGGGGGGGCCACATCTGGAAAGCTGCTGCTGGAGGCAGATGAGCTGTGCGATGATGGTGGGGATGGGAGGGGGGCAGTGGTTCCTGGGACTGGGCTCCGGAGACCCACCTACACACCCCCTAGCATCGTGCCACAGAAACACTGGGTATACGTGAAGCGAGGTGGTAATTGCCCAGCACCAGCACCGCTGGTTCCCCAAGACCCAGatctggaggaggaagaggaagaggaagacctGGTGTTGACCTGTGaggatgatgaagatgaagagCTAGGGGGTAGCTCCAGGGTTCCAGTAGGGGGAGGGCCTGAGGCTACCCTCAGCATAAGTGATGTCCGTACCCTGAGTGAGCCCCCAGACAAGGGAGAGGAGCAGGTTAACTTCTGTGAGTCCTCCAATGACTTTGGCCCGTATGAGGGTGGGGGTCCTGGGGCAGGTCTTGATGACTCAGGGGGGCCAACTCCCTCTTCCTATgcaccctcccaccctcctcgACCACTTCTTCCCTTGGACATGCAGGGCAACCAGATCTTGGTCTTCCCGTcgtcttcatcctcctcctcacAGGCTCCTGGCCAACCACCAGGGAACCAAGCAGAACACGGGGCAGTGACTGTGGGGGGCACGTCGGTGGGGAGCCTGGGTGTGCCGGGTAGCGTTGGGGGGGTCCCTGGAGGGACTGGCAGCGGGGACGGGAATAAGATCTTTCTGTGCCATTGTGGGAAGGCCTTCTCCCACAAGAGCATGCGGGACCGGCACGTGAACATGCATCTCAATCTGCGGCCGTTTGACTGCCCCGTGTGCAACAAAAAGTTCAAGATGAAGCACCATCTGACTGAGCACATGAAGACGCACACAGGTCTCAAGCCCTACGAGTGCGGAGTCTGCGCCAAGAAGTTCATGTGGCGAGACAGCTTCATGCGCCACCGAGGACACTGTGAGCGCCGGCACCGCCTGGGTGGGGGTGGAGCCGGACCTGGGCCTGGGACGCCCACGGGGCCTTCCTTGCCTTCCAAGAGAGAGTCTCCCGGAACGGGCGGGGGCAGCGGCGATGAAGCGAGTGCGGCCACGCCCCCGTCCAGTAGATGTGTCTGGTCCCCACCCAGCGTCCACAAGGTGGAGATGGGCTTCAGTGGAGGTGGAGGAGCAAACTGA